The following proteins are co-located in the Pedobacter sp. FW305-3-2-15-E-R2A2 genome:
- a CDS encoding PDZ domain-containing protein yields MKKSIVGLVILLSVGMTARSQVKVGFEVSFKEPQAHYVEMEMTISGLAKDYVDVKMPVWAPGSYLVREFAKSVEDFSATAGGKPVKFEKVKKNAWRVYSAKSNAIKIKYRVYGFEVSVRTPFIDESHAFLSSTGIFMYPDGLLKLPSTVKIIPYKGWSKVSTGLEPVAGQPFTYTASDFDVLFDSPIEVGNQEVFDFMASGVKHEVAMYGGGNYDKERLKVDMAKVIEQATAIYGENPNKHYTFIVHNFERGGGGLEHLNSTVLGASRNAYQTPEGYLGFLNLVAHEYFHLWNVKRMRPIALGPFDYDNENYTTNLWVAEGFTSYYENKLVLRAGFVDPKTFVDGLVTAVANVSNTPGAKVQSAAESSYDAWIKGYRPNENSNNTGVSYYSKGEVVGLLMDLEIAQATKGTKSLDDVMKAMYLQGKTLKRGYTDAEFKAMVEKISGKSFTDFWTKYVNGTHPVEYDKYFGYAGITIKNQNEGNNIPYIGVASKKTEGRIIISAISRNSAAWVDGLNVNDEVISVDGVGVEAALERMPVITSKKPGDVVTVKVKRDGIEKDIKITLKASPNIKLVGEIQNNAPESQVLVRKGWMGI; encoded by the coding sequence ATGAAAAAATCAATTGTAGGACTAGTAATATTACTATCAGTAGGTATGACAGCCAGATCGCAGGTAAAAGTAGGATTCGAGGTGAGCTTTAAAGAACCTCAGGCACATTATGTGGAAATGGAAATGACGATTTCCGGATTGGCTAAAGATTACGTAGATGTAAAGATGCCGGTATGGGCCCCCGGTTCTTACCTGGTCCGTGAGTTTGCAAAAAGCGTAGAGGACTTTAGTGCCACTGCGGGAGGTAAACCTGTAAAATTTGAAAAAGTTAAGAAAAACGCATGGAGGGTATATTCTGCTAAATCCAATGCAATAAAAATTAAATATAGGGTGTATGGTTTTGAAGTTTCTGTACGGACCCCGTTCATAGATGAATCACATGCCTTTTTATCCAGCACCGGTATATTCATGTATCCTGATGGATTATTGAAATTGCCAAGTACAGTGAAAATAATTCCTTATAAAGGATGGAGTAAAGTCTCTACAGGTCTGGAGCCGGTAGCAGGACAGCCTTTTACTTATACGGCCTCAGACTTTGATGTGCTGTTTGACAGTCCTATTGAAGTAGGAAATCAGGAAGTATTTGATTTTATGGCTTCAGGTGTAAAACATGAAGTTGCCATGTATGGTGGCGGCAATTATGATAAAGAGCGCCTGAAAGTAGATATGGCTAAGGTGATCGAACAGGCAACGGCCATCTATGGCGAGAACCCTAATAAACACTATACTTTCATCGTTCATAATTTTGAAAGAGGTGGTGGTGGTTTAGAGCATTTAAACTCTACGGTTTTAGGTGCTTCCAGAAATGCATACCAGACACCGGAGGGGTATCTTGGATTCCTGAATCTGGTTGCCCATGAGTATTTCCATTTATGGAATGTGAAAAGAATGCGTCCGATTGCTTTAGGTCCATTCGATTACGACAATGAAAACTATACCACCAATTTATGGGTGGCAGAAGGATTTACTTCTTACTATGAGAACAAATTGGTACTACGTGCAGGTTTTGTAGATCCTAAAACCTTTGTGGATGGACTGGTTACGGCGGTGGCCAATGTATCTAATACTCCGGGAGCTAAAGTACAGTCGGCAGCAGAATCCAGTTATGATGCCTGGATTAAAGGATACAGACCGAATGAAAATTCAAACAACACAGGTGTTTCTTATTATAGCAAAGGCGAAGTAGTAGGTTTGTTAATGGACCTGGAGATTGCTCAGGCCACTAAAGGAACAAAAAGCCTGGATGATGTGATGAAAGCCATGTATCTTCAGGGTAAAACGTTGAAAAGAGGATATACTGATGCTGAATTTAAAGCGATGGTAGAGAAGATCAGTGGCAAAAGCTTTACTGATTTTTGGACAAAATATGTAAACGGAACGCATCCTGTAGAATATGATAAATATTTTGGATATGCCGGAATCACGATCAAAAATCAAAATGAAGGAAACAATATTCCTTATATTGGTGTGGCTTCTAAAAAGACAGAAGGCAGAATCATCATCTCTGCAATATCGAGAAACTCAGCTGCATGGGTGGATGGCCTAAATGTCAATGACGAAGTGATCAGTGTAGATGGAGTTGGTGTGGAAGCCGCACTAGAGCGCATGCCGGTAATTACCAGCAAAAAACCTGGTGATGTGGTAACGGTAAAAGTGAAAAGAGACGGGATTGAAAAAGACATCAAAATTACATTGAAAGCTAGTCCGAATATCAAGCTGGTAGGGGAGATTCAGAACAATGCTCCGGAATCACAGGTATTGGTACGTAAAGGCTGGATGGGAATATAA
- a CDS encoding long-chain fatty acid--CoA ligase, protein MAVTITRVFDLLQYNLENFPKEEFISGKIKGEWKKYSTKDIIESVDALSRGLVDLGVGKGSRIAVMSHNRPEWNISDFAIIQLGAYQVPLYPTLAEHDIKFILENAEITVIFVADEEIYKKVKPVCDELNSSIKIYSFNPIEGVASWEELLKAGKENASVDLDAYRKEVTPDDILTLIYTSGTTGTPKGVMLTHNNLVKNFEHSSILVPPGLHKALSFLPLSHIFERMIVYLHMYKGASVYYAESTETIVADIQFVKPNGFSTVPRLLEKVYDKIIEKGKALTGVKKGIFFWALSVAEKYDFNNGAFYNFKLGIARKLVFSKWQAAMGGEIVVIVSGGAALNPRLAKIFYAAGMPVMEGYGLTETSPVITVNYFGQTRFGTVGPAIEGVEVKIAPDGEVLARGHNIMKGYYNRPDLTAEAIDAEGWFHTGDIGELVEGQFLKITDRKKEIFKTAGGKYVAPQMLENKLKESPLVEQVMVLGENRKFPAALIVPTFEALKGWCGKKGIPYTTNELMIKNPLVIKKYDEIVAYSVKDFGKWEQVKRIALLSKEWSIVDGELTPKLSLKRKVILEKNAATIEQIYADAEGYKG, encoded by the coding sequence ATGGCGGTAACGATCACACGAGTATTCGATTTACTTCAATACAATTTAGAGAATTTTCCAAAAGAGGAGTTTATAAGTGGTAAGATAAAGGGGGAATGGAAGAAATACAGCACCAAAGATATCATTGAATCGGTTGATGCATTGAGCCGGGGATTGGTTGATCTTGGTGTAGGAAAAGGTTCAAGGATCGCTGTGATGTCCCATAACCGGCCGGAGTGGAATATCTCCGATTTTGCAATTATACAATTGGGTGCGTATCAGGTTCCTTTATATCCAACGCTTGCTGAGCACGACATTAAGTTTATTCTGGAGAATGCAGAGATTACCGTGATCTTCGTGGCTGATGAAGAGATTTATAAAAAGGTAAAGCCTGTTTGTGATGAATTGAATTCTTCCATTAAGATTTATTCTTTTAATCCTATCGAGGGAGTGGCTTCCTGGGAAGAGCTGCTGAAAGCCGGGAAAGAAAATGCCTCTGTTGATCTTGATGCCTATAGGAAAGAAGTGACACCAGATGATATTTTGACCCTGATTTATACTTCCGGAACTACAGGAACACCGAAAGGAGTGATGCTGACCCATAATAACCTGGTGAAAAATTTTGAACACTCGTCTATTCTTGTTCCTCCTGGCTTACATAAGGCGCTGAGCTTTCTTCCGCTTTCGCACATCTTTGAGCGGATGATCGTTTATCTCCACATGTATAAGGGGGCATCTGTTTATTACGCAGAAAGTACGGAAACAATTGTTGCCGATATTCAGTTTGTGAAGCCCAACGGTTTTTCTACTGTTCCCCGCCTGCTCGAAAAAGTATACGATAAAATCATAGAAAAAGGAAAAGCACTGACCGGAGTAAAAAAAGGAATCTTTTTCTGGGCCCTTTCTGTAGCCGAGAAATACGATTTTAACAACGGGGCCTTTTATAATTTTAAATTAGGAATTGCGCGGAAGCTGGTATTTTCAAAATGGCAGGCCGCAATGGGAGGTGAGATCGTCGTGATCGTATCTGGCGGGGCCGCTTTAAATCCCCGTTTGGCTAAGATCTTCTACGCTGCAGGAATGCCGGTAATGGAAGGCTATGGCTTAACTGAGACCTCTCCTGTAATTACTGTCAACTATTTTGGTCAGACCAGATTCGGAACCGTAGGTCCTGCTATTGAAGGGGTAGAGGTTAAAATTGCTCCCGATGGCGAGGTTTTAGCACGCGGGCATAACATCATGAAAGGCTATTATAACCGGCCCGACCTGACCGCCGAAGCAATTGACGCGGAGGGTTGGTTCCATACCGGTGATATCGGTGAACTTGTGGAAGGACAGTTTTTAAAAATTACTGACAGGAAAAAAGAAATCTTCAAAACCGCTGGTGGAAAGTACGTCGCTCCACAAATGCTGGAAAATAAATTAAAGGAATCGCCATTGGTAGAGCAGGTGATGGTACTTGGTGAAAACAGGAAATTTCCTGCGGCATTAATTGTCCCTACTTTTGAAGCACTGAAAGGTTGGTGTGGAAAGAAAGGTATTCCATATACCACCAATGAGTTGATGATCAAAAACCCGCTGGTCATAAAAAAATACGATGAGATCGTTGCTTACAGTGTTAAAGATTTCGGAAAATGGGAGCAGGTGAAACGCATTGCCTTATTATCGAAAGAATGGAGCATTGTTGATGGCGAATTAACACCGAAGCTCAGTTTGAAACGAAAAGTGATCTTAGAAAAAAATGCCGCTACTATAGAACAAATTTATGCTGATGCAGAAGGATATAAAGGATAA
- the ggt gene encoding gamma-glutamyltransferase: MQKDIKDKVFSWVMGFVLLSGALVSGCAGGQIGKKNSEEYRNGMVVSASPLASKVGIDILKKGGNAVDAAVAVQFALAVVYPNAGNIGGGGFMVYRSASGETNTLDFREKAGAAASRNMYLDSAGQPIVDKSLYGQLASGVPGSVAGMVAAHEKYGKLKWADLIEPAILLARKGFAITERQAAEFNSLQDKLIAFNPLGTALIKKSQWVKGDLLLQNELANTLEQIRDKGRAGFYEGAVADSLLLEMKRGGGIITAQDLKNYQAVWRKAITGTYKGYKIITMPPPSSGGIALIQLLKSVAPYPLKKWGYNADSTVQVMVEAERRVYADRATHLGDPDFYAVPGKELMEDEYVKSRMSTFNWAKATASAAVKAGEVKGKEHEETTHFSIVDKAGNAVSVTTTLNGSYGATVVVKGAGFLLNNEMDDFSVKPGSPNMYGLVGGEANAIAPGKRMLSSMTPTIIEKEGKLFMVVGTPGGSTIITSVFQTILNVTEFDQNMQQAVTSKRFHHQWLPDEVYLEEGALDSLNISKLKSRGYILTPRGPIGRVDGILKTKWGYYQGGADPRGDDESVGW, encoded by the coding sequence ATGCAGAAGGATATAAAGGATAAGGTTTTTTCATGGGTAATGGGCTTTGTCCTCTTGTCCGGAGCTTTGGTTTCCGGATGTGCAGGTGGACAGATTGGGAAAAAGAATAGTGAAGAGTACCGCAACGGAATGGTCGTTTCGGCAAGTCCGCTGGCTTCAAAAGTAGGTATTGATATTTTAAAGAAAGGTGGGAATGCAGTGGATGCGGCGGTCGCTGTCCAGTTTGCTTTAGCAGTGGTCTATCCCAACGCCGGAAATATTGGTGGTGGTGGCTTTATGGTTTACCGCTCTGCATCGGGAGAAACGAATACGCTTGATTTTAGAGAAAAGGCCGGAGCTGCGGCCTCCAGAAACATGTACCTTGATTCGGCAGGACAACCAATCGTTGATAAAAGTTTGTATGGACAGCTGGCTTCAGGTGTTCCGGGTTCTGTTGCCGGAATGGTAGCGGCCCACGAAAAATATGGAAAGTTGAAATGGGCAGACTTGATTGAGCCTGCAATTTTGCTGGCCAGAAAGGGATTTGCCATTACCGAACGGCAAGCCGCCGAATTTAATAGTTTGCAGGATAAATTGATCGCTTTTAATCCGCTTGGTACTGCACTGATCAAAAAAAGTCAGTGGGTAAAAGGCGATTTGTTACTACAGAATGAGCTGGCAAACACGCTGGAACAGATTCGTGATAAAGGCCGTGCCGGATTTTATGAAGGTGCTGTGGCGGACAGTCTGTTGCTGGAAATGAAACGCGGTGGCGGGATCATTACTGCTCAGGATTTGAAGAACTACCAGGCCGTATGGCGCAAGGCCATTACAGGAACGTATAAAGGATATAAGATCATTACTATGCCCCCTCCTTCAAGTGGAGGAATTGCCTTAATTCAGTTGCTGAAATCTGTGGCACCTTATCCTTTGAAAAAATGGGGGTATAATGCCGACTCTACGGTGCAGGTGATGGTGGAAGCAGAACGCAGGGTTTATGCTGATCGAGCTACACACCTGGGGGATCCGGATTTTTATGCGGTTCCGGGAAAGGAATTAATGGAAGATGAGTATGTTAAAAGTAGAATGAGCACTTTTAACTGGGCAAAGGCAACAGCGAGCGCAGCCGTTAAAGCGGGGGAAGTCAAAGGAAAGGAACATGAAGAAACAACTCATTTCTCCATCGTAGATAAAGCAGGAAATGCAGTTTCGGTTACGACGACGCTGAATGGCTCTTATGGAGCTACCGTGGTGGTGAAAGGAGCCGGATTTCTTTTGAATAACGAAATGGACGACTTCTCTGTTAAGCCAGGTTCACCTAATATGTATGGTCTGGTGGGTGGAGAGGCGAATGCCATTGCTCCGGGAAAAAGAATGTTGAGCTCTATGACGCCGACAATTATTGAAAAGGAGGGTAAATTATTTATGGTTGTAGGCACTCCCGGAGGTTCTACGATAATAACGTCTGTTTTTCAGACCATATTGAATGTCACTGAGTTTGACCAGAATATGCAACAGGCTGTGACCTCAAAACGCTTCCATCACCAATGGTTACCGGACGAAGTTTATCTTGAAGAGGGAGCACTGGATAGTCTGAATATCTCGAAATTGAAGTCCAGAGGCTATATTCTTACACCCAGAGGCCCGATCGGGAGAGTTGATGGTATCCTTAAAACCAAATGGGGTTATTATCAGGGGGGTGCTGATCCCCGTGGTGACGATGAGTCAGTAGGCTGGTAG
- a CDS encoding DUF6089 family protein → MKQNLFKTLPVALAALLIGGSVQAQDQAGTNSNQLTTWSFGVNAGVLTPTSPLGGKNDFSNNKSSLGYGLYIKKQFTPYFSLRLDGVRGKLKADNTEKWKSGATNVSPVSAFETDLSYSGSLNAVVNMFNIDMFNKTSALQLYASAGAGLAGYKVKTATGGGALTNYAGDKTISELIIPVGLGAKVKLSEKINLDLGWTVNFVDGDNLDGFYRATNDRYSYAYGGLEFALGKGKQLAWHNPVALTYDEALQAKQTANALKGDLDAQKAENARLRSEMNDLLKDTDGDGVADKLDKCPGTPSGTVVDGAGCPLKVPAPVIQEKVIITEADRKVVDEAIRNLEFDLGKATIRSKSYTTLNRVAALLVEKNFSLKLAGHTDNTGSMALNLRLSKERAESVKAYLVSQGANASRIEATGYGPNQPIATNKTAAGRQKNRRVEFTLY, encoded by the coding sequence ATGAAACAAAATTTATTTAAAACCCTGCCTGTGGCTTTAGCTGCGCTCTTAATTGGGGGTTCTGTTCAGGCTCAGGATCAAGCAGGTACAAATTCAAATCAGCTGACTACATGGTCATTTGGTGTTAATGCCGGGGTTTTAACTCCTACATCTCCTCTTGGTGGTAAAAACGATTTCTCTAACAACAAATCAAGCTTAGGTTATGGTCTTTACATCAAAAAACAATTTACACCATATTTCTCTTTACGTTTAGACGGAGTAAGAGGTAAATTAAAAGCTGATAACACTGAAAAATGGAAAAGTGGTGCAACTAACGTAAGCCCTGTAAGTGCTTTCGAAACTGACCTTAGCTATTCAGGAAGTTTAAATGCTGTAGTTAACATGTTCAATATCGACATGTTCAATAAAACCAGCGCTTTGCAATTGTATGCTTCAGCTGGTGCTGGTTTAGCTGGTTACAAAGTTAAAACTGCAACTGGTGGTGGTGCATTAACAAATTATGCTGGTGATAAAACAATCAGCGAATTGATCATTCCTGTAGGTTTAGGTGCTAAAGTTAAATTATCTGAAAAGATCAATTTGGATTTAGGATGGACTGTAAACTTTGTTGATGGTGATAACCTTGATGGGTTCTACCGTGCAACAAACGATAGATATTCATACGCTTATGGAGGTTTAGAGTTTGCTTTAGGAAAAGGAAAACAATTGGCATGGCATAACCCTGTAGCTTTAACTTATGATGAAGCATTACAGGCAAAACAAACTGCTAACGCTTTAAAAGGTGACTTAGATGCTCAGAAAGCTGAAAACGCAAGATTGAGATCTGAAATGAACGACTTATTGAAAGATACTGACGGTGACGGTGTTGCTGATAAATTGGATAAATGTCCAGGTACTCCTTCAGGAACAGTTGTTGATGGTGCAGGTTGTCCTTTAAAAGTTCCGGCTCCGGTTATCCAGGAAAAAGTAATCATCACTGAAGCTGACCGTAAGGTAGTGGATGAGGCAATCAGAAACTTAGAATTTGATTTAGGTAAAGCAACTATCCGCTCTAAATCTTATACTACTTTAAATCGTGTTGCTGCTTTATTAGTAGAGAAAAACTTTAGCTTGAAATTAGCTGGTCATACAGATAATACAGGCTCAATGGCTTTAAACTTACGTTTATCGAAAGAAAGAGCTGAGTCGGTTAAAGCTTATTTAGTTTCTCAAGGTGCAAATGCTTCACGTATCGAAGCTACAGGTTACGGTCCAAACCAACCTATTGCTACCAACAAAACTGCTGCTGGTCGTCAGAAAAACAGAAGAGTAGAATTCACACTTTACTAG
- a CDS encoding MarR family transcriptional regulator, whose translation MKQQETVDYFLKVVWQNVSNTYNQIASGFGITQAIGYVLINIEKEGTAVSKLAGLLGVKATSLSRMLNNMEEMGLIYRETSIGDKRSVKVYLTDLGREKRQLAKGVVISFNEYLNVHLSAQEKNNLISTLQKLNKLTLAYKIPTENYEQEDK comes from the coding sequence ATGAAACAACAAGAGACAGTAGATTATTTTTTGAAAGTGGTTTGGCAGAATGTTTCCAACACTTATAATCAGATCGCATCCGGATTTGGAATCACACAGGCCATTGGCTATGTGCTGATCAATATTGAGAAGGAAGGTACGGCGGTTTCGAAGCTGGCCGGTTTGCTCGGAGTGAAGGCCACAAGTTTATCAAGAATGCTAAACAATATGGAAGAAATGGGGTTAATATACCGGGAGACTTCCATCGGAGATAAACGCTCAGTTAAAGTATATCTGACTGACCTGGGCCGTGAAAAAAGACAGCTTGCAAAAGGCGTGGTGATCTCTTTTAACGAGTATCTGAACGTACACCTCAGCGCACAGGAAAAGAACAACCTGATCTCAACGCTGCAGAAATTGAACAAACTTACATTGGCATATAAAATTCCTACAGAAAATTATGAACAAGAAGATAAATAG
- a CDS encoding 3-hydroxyacyl-CoA dehydrogenase/enoyl-CoA hydratase family protein, translated as MNKKINRVAVLGSGIMGSRIACHFANIGVEVLLLDIAPKELSAEEQAKGLALDHPAVKNRIVNAALQNTVKTNPSPVYTKSVLNKITTGNFTDDMAKIATYDWIIEVVVENLGIKKQVFDQVEQYRKPGTLVTSNTSGIPIHMMAEGRSADFKANFCGTHFFNPPRYLRLLEIIPTPETDPKLVDFLMHYGDKFLGKTTVLCKDTPAFIANRVGVYSIMSLLHLVEKMDLTVEEVDKFTGPALGRPKSATFRTTDVVGLDTMIKVSKGLYDNCPQDKAHDLFKLPAYVEKMEANKWLGDKTQQGFYKKTKTADGKTEILALDLKTLEYRPQQKVKSSTLDLTKPIENVKDRMKVFASGKDKAGELFRASFFGLFEYVSDRIPEISDELYRIDDAMRAGFAWDLGPFEVWDAVGIADSLEGMKKYGHEAAAWVHEMLAAGHTTFYKVEDGVKKYYDIPSKSYKAVPGTEAFVVLDNLRGNKTIWKNSGASIIDLGDGILNVEFHSKMNTIGGDTLQAINKAIDLAEKEYRGVVIGNDGANFSAGANVGMIFMMAVEQEWEELNLAIRMFQNTSMRIRYSSIPVVVAPHNLTLGGGCEFSLHADHVQLNAETYMGLVEFGVGVIPGGGGTKEFALRASDEYKDDQIVQNALKDRFLTIGMAKVSTSAVEAFELGYLQKDKYSISMNRSRLIADAKAKAIELADAGYTKPVQRKDIKVLGKQGLGIVYAGANTMYSGHYISEHDKKISEKLGWVMCGGDLSSPTEVTEQYLLDLEREAFLSLCGERKTLERIQSIVTKGKPLRN; from the coding sequence ATGAACAAGAAGATAAATAGAGTAGCAGTATTGGGCTCAGGTATTATGGGTTCACGTATTGCTTGTCACTTTGCGAACATTGGAGTTGAGGTACTTTTGCTTGATATCGCTCCGAAAGAGCTGAGCGCCGAGGAACAAGCGAAAGGACTGGCCCTGGATCATCCGGCAGTTAAAAACAGAATTGTAAATGCCGCTTTACAAAATACGGTAAAGACCAATCCTTCCCCTGTTTATACCAAGAGTGTGCTGAATAAGATCACTACCGGTAACTTTACTGATGATATGGCTAAGATTGCTACCTACGACTGGATCATTGAGGTTGTCGTAGAAAATCTGGGCATCAAAAAACAGGTGTTCGATCAGGTAGAGCAATACCGTAAACCAGGAACATTGGTTACCTCTAATACTTCCGGAATCCCGATCCATATGATGGCCGAAGGAAGATCAGCAGATTTCAAAGCGAATTTCTGTGGAACACACTTCTTCAATCCTCCCCGTTATTTGCGCTTGCTGGAAATTATCCCTACTCCGGAGACCGATCCGAAGCTGGTGGATTTCTTAATGCATTACGGTGATAAATTTCTAGGTAAAACTACGGTACTTTGTAAAGATACTCCTGCATTCATTGCGAACCGTGTGGGGGTTTATTCTATCATGTCTTTATTGCATCTGGTAGAAAAGATGGACCTGACAGTAGAGGAAGTAGACAAATTTACTGGCCCTGCCCTTGGAAGACCAAAATCTGCAACCTTCCGTACCACTGATGTGGTTGGTCTGGATACCATGATTAAAGTTTCTAAAGGACTATATGACAATTGTCCGCAGGACAAAGCCCATGACCTCTTTAAGCTGCCTGCTTATGTAGAGAAAATGGAAGCCAATAAATGGCTTGGCGATAAAACGCAACAGGGTTTTTATAAAAAAACAAAAACTGCAGATGGGAAGACCGAGATTCTGGCATTAGACCTGAAAACACTGGAATACCGTCCTCAGCAAAAAGTGAAATCCTCCACATTGGATTTGACCAAGCCAATTGAGAATGTAAAAGACAGAATGAAAGTTTTTGCTTCCGGAAAAGATAAAGCGGGAGAGTTGTTCCGTGCATCTTTCTTTGGTTTGTTTGAATATGTGTCTGACCGCATTCCTGAAATCTCTGATGAGTTGTACAGGATTGACGATGCCATGCGTGCAGGCTTTGCATGGGATTTAGGTCCTTTCGAAGTTTGGGATGCAGTAGGTATCGCTGATTCCCTGGAAGGCATGAAGAAATATGGCCATGAGGCTGCAGCATGGGTTCATGAAATGCTGGCTGCGGGACATACTACTTTTTACAAAGTGGAAGATGGTGTAAAAAAATATTATGATATCCCTTCTAAAAGTTATAAAGCAGTACCGGGCACAGAAGCCTTTGTAGTATTGGACAACCTGAGGGGAAATAAAACCATCTGGAAAAATTCAGGTGCCTCTATTATTGATCTTGGAGATGGAATCCTGAATGTAGAGTTCCATTCGAAAATGAATACGATCGGTGGAGATACCCTGCAGGCGATCAATAAAGCGATTGACCTGGCTGAAAAAGAATACAGAGGGGTCGTGATTGGAAACGATGGTGCCAACTTCTCTGCAGGAGCAAATGTTGGGATGATCTTTATGATGGCGGTAGAGCAGGAATGGGAGGAGTTAAACCTGGCAATCAGGATGTTTCAGAACACCTCTATGCGCATCAGGTATTCGTCTATTCCGGTAGTCGTTGCGCCACATAACTTAACCCTTGGCGGTGGTTGTGAGTTTAGTTTACATGCGGATCATGTTCAGCTGAATGCGGAAACCTATATGGGATTGGTGGAGTTTGGTGTGGGAGTGATTCCTGGTGGTGGCGGTACGAAAGAATTCGCCCTGCGTGCCTCTGATGAATATAAAGACGACCAGATTGTGCAGAATGCATTGAAAGACAGGTTCCTGACGATTGGTATGGCTAAGGTTTCCACTTCAGCAGTAGAAGCATTTGAATTGGGATACCTGCAAAAAGACAAGTATTCGATCTCGATGAACAGGAGCAGGCTGATTGCGGATGCGAAAGCGAAAGCAATTGAACTGGCGGATGCAGGATATACCAAACCGGTACAACGCAAGGACATTAAAGTATTGGGTAAACAGGGTCTGGGGATTGTATATGCAGGCGCAAATACGATGTATTCCGGTCATTATATCTCTGAGCATGATAAGAAAATCTCGGAAAAACTGGGATGGGTAATGTGTGGTGGAGATTTGTCTTCCCCAACAGAAGTGACAGAGCAATACCTGCTTGACCTGGAGAGAGAAGCCTTTTTATCGCTTTGCGGTGAACGTAAAACGCTGGAACGGATTCAAAGTATTGTGACCAAAGGAAAACCTCTAAGAAATTAA